In Aureibaculum algae, the following are encoded in one genomic region:
- a CDS encoding Glu/Leu/Phe/Val dehydrogenase dimerization domain-containing protein, whose protein sequence is MKELLKKYEDKQPEIVFHWQDAETEAEGWTVINSLRGGAAGGGTRMRKGLDMNEVLSLAKTMEVKFTVSGPAIGGAKSGINFDPNDVRKRGVLERWYKVVSPLLKHYYGTGGDLNVDEIHDVIPLTEECGVWHPQEGVFNGHFQPTEAEKINRIGQLRHGVIKVIEDPKYTPKISRKYTVADMLTGYGVAEAVKHYYNIYGGDIKGKRAIVQGFGNVGSAAAYYLNQLGAKIVGIIDRSGGVINENGFSSEDVRQMFLNKRGNMLVAEEMIPFEEMNERIWTIPAEIFIPAAASRLVTKEQITSMIKTGLEVISPGANVPFADKEIFFGPIMEYTDKQVSLLPDFVSNCGIARVFAYLMESKVEIPMRDEAIFNDTSETIFRALKKIYDLHPYKTDICKTGFRIALEQLI, encoded by the coding sequence ATGAAAGAATTATTAAAAAAGTACGAAGATAAACAACCAGAAATAGTTTTCCATTGGCAAGATGCAGAAACAGAAGCTGAGGGGTGGACGGTTATTAATTCATTGCGTGGAGGAGCTGCCGGTGGTGGTACGAGAATGCGTAAAGGATTGGATATGAATGAGGTATTGTCGTTGGCAAAAACCATGGAAGTTAAATTTACAGTTTCTGGCCCAGCGATAGGTGGTGCAAAATCGGGAATTAACTTTGACCCGAATGATGTTAGAAAAAGAGGCGTTTTAGAACGGTGGTATAAAGTTGTGTCTCCTTTGTTAAAGCATTACTACGGTACAGGTGGCGATTTGAATGTTGATGAAATTCACGATGTAATTCCACTAACAGAAGAGTGTGGTGTTTGGCATCCTCAAGAAGGTGTTTTTAATGGTCACTTTCAACCAACAGAAGCTGAGAAAATTAATAGAATTGGGCAATTACGCCATGGTGTAATTAAGGTAATAGAAGATCCTAAGTATACTCCTAAGATTTCAAGAAAATATACAGTTGCTGATATGTTAACGGGCTATGGTGTTGCCGAAGCTGTTAAGCATTACTATAATATTTATGGAGGCGATATTAAAGGGAAACGTGCTATTGTTCAGGGTTTTGGAAATGTAGGGTCTGCGGCTGCTTACTATTTAAATCAGTTAGGAGCAAAAATTGTTGGTATTATAGATAGGAGTGGAGGGGTTATTAATGAAAATGGATTTAGTTCAGAGGATGTACGACAAATGTTTCTTAATAAAAGAGGAAATATGTTGGTGGCAGAAGAGATGATTCCATTTGAAGAAATGAATGAACGCATTTGGACAATTCCAGCGGAAATTTTTATTCCTGCAGCGGCCTCAAGGTTAGTAACTAAAGAACAGATTACGTCTATGATAAAAACGGGATTGGAAGTGATTTCACCTGGAGCAAATGTCCCTTTTGCAGATAAGGAAATTTTCTTTGGACCGATTATGGAATACACGGATAAGCAAGTGAGTCTTTTACCAGATTTTGTTTCAAATTGTGGTATTGCACGTGTTTTTGCTTATTTAATGGAGAGTAAAGTTGAAATTCCGATGCGAGATGAAGCTATATTTAATGATACTTCAGAAACTATTTTTAGAGCCTTAAAAAAAATATATGACTTACATCCTTACAAAACAGATATTTGCAAAACAGGTTTCAGAATTGCGTTGGAACAATTGATTTAA
- a CDS encoding acyl-CoA dehydrogenase, producing the protein MDFNLTEEHIMIRDAAREFAKTELLPGVIERDDKQEFPKEQIKKMGELGFLGMMVDPKYGGGGMDTISYVLAMEEISKVDASCSVVMSVNNSLVCWGIETYGTEEQKQKYLTRLATGEIIGAFCLSEPEAGSDATSQKTTAIDKGDHYILNGTKNWITNGSTASVYLVIAQTDVEKGHKGINVLIVEKGMPGFELGPKENKLGIRGSDTHSLLFTDVKVPKENRIGEDGFGFKFAMKTLAGGRIGIASQALGIASGAYELALQYSKERKAFGKEISRHQAIAFKLADMATEIEAARHLCMKAAWDKDQHANYDLSGAMAKLYAAEMAMRVTVEAVQIHGGYGFVKEYHVERMMRDAKITQIYEGTSEIQKIVISRSVLRD; encoded by the coding sequence ATGGATTTTAATCTTACTGAAGAACATATAATGATTCGCGATGCTGCTCGTGAATTTGCTAAAACAGAATTATTACCTGGAGTAATTGAACGAGACGACAAACAAGAATTCCCTAAAGAACAAATAAAAAAAATGGGAGAATTGGGATTTTTAGGAATGATGGTTGATCCAAAATATGGCGGTGGAGGAATGGACACAATATCATATGTATTGGCTATGGAAGAAATTTCAAAAGTTGACGCATCCTGTTCTGTAGTAATGTCTGTGAATAATTCGTTAGTTTGTTGGGGAATTGAAACCTACGGTACTGAAGAACAAAAACAAAAATACTTAACCAGATTAGCTACTGGAGAAATAATTGGTGCTTTTTGCCTTAGTGAACCTGAAGCTGGTAGTGATGCAACCTCACAAAAAACAACCGCAATTGACAAAGGAGATCATTATATTTTAAATGGTACAAAAAATTGGATTACCAACGGAAGTACAGCCAGTGTTTATTTAGTAATAGCTCAAACGGATGTAGAAAAAGGACATAAAGGCATAAACGTATTAATTGTCGAAAAAGGAATGCCTGGTTTTGAATTAGGCCCAAAAGAAAATAAATTAGGAATTAGAGGGTCTGACACCCACTCCTTATTATTTACTGATGTAAAGGTACCCAAAGAAAATAGAATTGGTGAAGACGGATTTGGATTCAAATTTGCCATGAAAACCTTAGCAGGAGGTAGAATAGGAATTGCCTCACAAGCGTTAGGTATAGCTTCTGGTGCTTACGAATTGGCTTTACAATACTCTAAAGAACGTAAAGCTTTTGGTAAAGAAATTAGCAGACATCAAGCAATAGCTTTTAAATTAGCCGACATGGCAACCGAAATTGAAGCGGCCAGACATTTATGTATGAAAGCTGCATGGGACAAAGACCAACATGCCAATTATGATTTATCTGGTGCCATGGCTAAACTTTACGCTGCTGAAATGGCTATGCGTGTTACCGTTGAAGCCGTACAAATACATGGTGGCTACGGTTTTGTAAAAGAATACCATGTAGAACGTATGATGCGTGATGCCAAAATAACCCAAATTTATGAAGGGACAAGCGAGATACAAAAGATTGTAATTTCGAGGAGTGTACTTAGAGATTAA